In Nyctibius grandis isolate bNycGra1 chromosome 28, bNycGra1.pri, whole genome shotgun sequence, a single genomic region encodes these proteins:
- the SLA2 gene encoding src-like-adapter 2, with amino-acid sequence MGTLPSRETPPSALPEAANAVQPPLPTDAAPSAFLALALCDFPSGAGAAAVLRMGEQLRVLSEDGDWWLVASELSGKKCHIPSSCVAKVRHRWLYEGVSRQKAEELLLRPGNRSGSFLVRESQTRRGCYSLSVRRGEHGSWDSVTHYRIHRLDNGWLYISPGLTFPSLHDLVDHYSEFGEGLCCALGEPCSTEGPRVAPVPALPTVVKKPSLNWDEIDSSLLLPDAASLPEEDSPISLGLREAISSYLLLTETAAPEQDPAGKGAKSS; translated from the exons ATGGGGACCCTGCCCAGCCGGGAGACGCCGCCCAGCGCCCTGCCAGAGGCTGCCAACGCCGTTCAGCCCCCGCTGCCCACGGACGCAG cccccagcgcCTTCCTGGCCCTGGCGCTCTGCGACTTCCCCTCCGGCGCAGGGGCGGCCGCTGTCCTGAGGATGGGCGAGCAGCTCCGCGTCCTCTCCGA GGACGGGGACTGGTGGCTGGTAGCGTCTGAGTTGTCCGGCAAGAAGTGCCACATCCCCAGCAGCTGCGTGGCCAAGGTCAGGCACAG GTGGCTGTACGAGGGCGTCAGCCGGCAGAAGGcggaggagctgctgctccgGCCAGGCAACCGCAGCGGGTCCTTCCTGGTACGGGAGAGCCAGACCAGGCGAG GCTGCTACTCGCTGTCGGTGCGCCGGGGGGAACACGGCTCCTGGGACTCGGTGACGCACTACCGCATCCACCGCCTGGACAACGGCTGGCTCTACATCTCGCCCGGGCTCACCTTCCCCAGCCTGCACGACCTGGTGGACCACTACTCTG AGTTTGGAGAGGGGCTGTGCTGCGCCCTCGGGGAACCCTGTTCCACGGAAGGGCCGAGGGTGGCCCccgtccctgccctgcccactGTTGTGAAGAAGCCATCACTCAACTGGGATGAGATCGACAG ctccctcctgctcccggACGCTGCGTCCCTGCCAGAGGAGGACTCCCCCATCAGCTTGGGCCTGCGGGAAGCCATCAGCTCCTACCTCCTCCTGACCGAGACGGCTGCCCCAGAGCAGGACCCTGCAGGGAAGGGGgcaaagagcagctga